A DNA window from Moorella thermoacetica contains the following coding sequences:
- a CDS encoding PhoU domain-containing protein: MAEREVDLLEKLRRLDGTLDYLYKAIARYLANMNHDNLSEEQMVAQTRLLYIANDLEHIGDVTVEMARQWRKIETSGIEFSPEGQAELQEMFTRVKENFTSAIQAFASDDQALAARVIRGHPEILRLEKNLRYSHFQRLQRENRLSLETTSVHMELINHLLRLNIHNVSIAQAVMGII, encoded by the coding sequence CTGGCCGAACGGGAGGTTGACCTGTTGGAGAAACTGCGCCGCCTGGACGGTACCCTCGACTACCTCTACAAGGCCATCGCCCGGTACCTGGCCAATATGAACCATGATAACTTGAGTGAGGAACAGATGGTGGCCCAGACCAGGCTGCTTTACATTGCCAATGACCTGGAGCATATCGGTGACGTGACTGTGGAGATGGCCCGCCAGTGGCGCAAGATCGAAACCAGTGGCATAGAGTTTTCCCCTGAGGGGCAGGCTGAACTCCAGGAGATGTTTACAAGGGTTAAAGAGAACTTCACCTCCGCCATCCAGGCCTTCGCCAGTGATGACCAGGCCCTGGCCGCCCGGGTCATCCGCGGCCACCCGGAGATCCTGCGGCTGGAGAAGAATCTGCGCTACTCCCATTTCCAGCGCCTGCAGCGGGAGAATCGTCTCAGCCTGGAAACCACCTCCGTCCATATGGAGCTCATTAACCACCTCCTGCGCCTGAACATCCATAACGTCAGCATAGCCCAGGCAGTGATGGGTATTATTTAA
- a CDS encoding Na/Pi cotransporter family protein gives MLFTVATGLLGGLAFFLYGMNLISTGLQKAAARQVQQLLGTVTRNRFYGMLAGLVVTIFLQTSAVTTVLLVGFVSAGLMSLGQALGVILGAAIGSTLTAQLIAFRLSDYSLWAVVAGLIPYLAARRLRWRYLGQAILGFGLIFYGAALMGTAIAPFSTIPGFTAVLQRLAAHPWMMMLAATLFTAIVQGSAAPVVVAMTLAAQGGLALEPALALVLGANLGTTATAFISSIALSREAKRVALAHFFFKLAGVLLFLPFLGLYAGLSRLTSTDVARQVANGHTLFNIINMLVFIPFTPMVGRLMERLLPDAPEEEKVAKYLDTSLLNVPELALAGVTRELLRMAGIIREEMFPRVM, from the coding sequence ATGCTTTTTACCGTTGCGACCGGGCTGCTGGGAGGCCTGGCCTTCTTCCTTTATGGCATGAACCTCATCAGCACCGGCTTGCAAAAGGCGGCCGCCCGCCAGGTGCAGCAACTCCTGGGGACGGTGACCAGGAATCGTTTCTACGGCATGCTGGCCGGGCTGGTGGTTACCATCTTCCTGCAAACCAGCGCCGTCACCACCGTGCTTCTGGTAGGCTTCGTTAGCGCCGGCCTCATGAGCCTGGGCCAGGCCCTGGGGGTCATCCTGGGTGCGGCTATCGGCTCCACCCTTACGGCCCAGCTCATTGCCTTTCGCCTCAGCGACTATTCCCTCTGGGCGGTGGTTGCCGGTCTCATCCCATATCTCGCCGCCCGGCGCCTGCGCTGGCGTTACCTTGGCCAGGCCATCCTCGGGTTTGGCCTTATTTTTTATGGTGCCGCCCTCATGGGTACGGCTATAGCGCCCTTTAGCACCATACCCGGTTTTACCGCCGTCCTGCAGCGCCTGGCGGCCCATCCCTGGATGATGATGCTGGCGGCCACCCTCTTTACGGCCATTGTCCAGGGCAGCGCCGCCCCGGTGGTGGTGGCCATGACCCTGGCGGCCCAGGGCGGCCTGGCCCTGGAACCGGCCCTGGCCCTGGTCCTGGGCGCCAACCTGGGGACCACAGCCACGGCCTTTATCTCCAGCATCGCCCTTTCCCGGGAGGCCAAGCGAGTAGCCCTGGCCCATTTCTTTTTTAAACTCGCGGGCGTTCTCCTCTTTTTACCCTTCCTGGGCCTCTATGCCGGCCTGTCCCGCCTTACTTCCACGGACGTTGCCCGCCAGGTGGCCAACGGCCATACCCTGTTTAACATTATAAACATGCTGGTCTTTATTCCCTTTACGCCCATGGTAGGCCGCCTGATGGAAAGGCTCCTGCCCGATGCTCCCGAGGAGGAAAAGGTAGCCAAGTATCTGGACACCTCCCTTCTGAACGTGCCGGAACTGGCCCTGGCAGGGGTGACCCGGGAACTTCTGCGCATGGCCGGGATTATCAGGGAGGAGATGTTCCCCCGGGTCATGTGA
- the phoU gene encoding phosphate signaling complex protein PhoU — translation MGRILNAYDRALLELQQNLLHMGDYVVGQLDQALAALKTQDVKMARQVIMGDDATDDLDHNIEMSALDLFSLQQPSGEDLRTLATVLRVSRELERISDYAVNIAEAAERLAELGPYFKPLADIPRMSDLARAMLQRSLEALVDRNLDLAREVVEADDAVDRLFEALYDELVGYMKRGPEYVDQASYLALVARYLERIADHAVNVAEMVVYRETGQRRAFKDRQGPQKKAP, via the coding sequence ATGGGCCGAATTCTCAATGCCTACGACCGGGCACTCTTGGAGTTGCAGCAGAACCTCCTGCATATGGGGGATTACGTTGTCGGCCAGCTGGACCAGGCCCTGGCGGCCCTGAAGACCCAGGACGTCAAAATGGCGCGCCAGGTCATCATGGGTGACGATGCTACCGATGACCTGGATCATAATATCGAAATGTCCGCCCTGGATCTATTCTCCCTGCAGCAACCCTCCGGCGAGGACCTGCGTACCCTGGCTACAGTCTTGCGCGTCAGCAGAGAATTGGAGCGCATTAGCGATTATGCCGTCAACATCGCTGAGGCGGCTGAACGCCTGGCCGAACTGGGGCCATACTTCAAGCCCCTGGCGGATATTCCCCGGATGAGCGACCTTGCCCGGGCCATGTTGCAGAGGAGCCTTGAGGCTCTGGTGGACCGCAACCTGGATCTTGCCCGGGAGGTGGTGGAGGCCGATGACGCCGTCGATCGTCTCTTTGAGGCCCTTTATGATGAACTGGTGGGTTATATGAAAAGGGGTCCGGAGTACGTCGACCAGGCCAGTTACCTGGCTCTGGTGGCCCGTTATCTGGAGCGCATCGCCGACCACGCCGTCAACGTCGCCGAAATGGTTGTTTACCGGGAGACTGGCCAGCGCCGGGCCTTTAAGGACCGGCAGGGCCCGCAAAAAAAAGCCCCGTAG
- the mobB gene encoding molybdopterin-guanine dinucleotide biosynthesis protein B has product MSDSKDKRIPVISVVGKSDAGKTTLLIKLLPELKRRGYRVATIKHDTHGFDIDRPGKDTWRHAEAGADVVAISSPTKMALIEKVEREMPLDAIAERIQNVDLIITEGYKRGDKPKIEVHRAAVGGELLCGPEELLAVATDEPLDIDAPCYDLDDAAGLVDLIEARVLAPAGLVRPGSR; this is encoded by the coding sequence ATGAGCGATTCCAAAGATAAGCGGATCCCGGTTATCTCTGTTGTCGGTAAGTCGGACGCCGGCAAGACGACCCTGCTGATCAAGCTTCTGCCGGAATTGAAACGGCGGGGTTACCGGGTGGCAACCATCAAGCATGATACCCACGGCTTTGACATCGACCGGCCCGGTAAAGATACCTGGCGCCATGCCGAGGCCGGCGCCGATGTGGTGGCCATTTCTTCGCCTACGAAGATGGCCCTCATCGAAAAGGTAGAAAGGGAAATGCCCCTGGACGCCATAGCCGAACGGATTCAAAACGTCGATCTCATCATTACCGAGGGGTATAAGCGCGGGGATAAGCCCAAGATCGAGGTTCACCGGGCGGCCGTCGGCGGCGAACTCCTCTGCGGGCCGGAAGAACTCCTGGCCGTGGCCACCGATGAGCCCCTGGACATAGACGCTCCCTGCTATGACCTTGATGACGCTGCCGGCCTGGTGGACTTGATTGAGGCCAGGGTCCTGGCACCGGCGGGCCTGGTGCGGCCGGGGAGCCGCTAA
- a CDS encoding molybdopterin molybdotransferase MoeA, which produces MAGVNASFSLEEGRELLLAGLKPTGRVKIKLAEAPGRILAEPVVAPCSFPPFPRSRVDGYALGLPPAAGGASGKIYRLVATVAAGSCPAVTLGPGTAAAIFTGARLPEGTITVIPRELAERQGDLVIVPELPPGGRFMEAAGSEVAAGERVLAAGTELGPAEIGLLAALGLTEITVYRSPRAVLASSGSELVELPGLRGGCPGGRQAGGEAISPVASQVRALGPRIYNSNFYALAAAASRDGARVIPLGPLADELEEQVEAYRKALEEGDVLLTTGGAGGSIRDLTAAAFTGAGGEILFTTIRMRPGRRVIAARRGDKLLLGLPGNPPAALVAYYLLAAPVIRALGGREVLPATFPAVLTAAIDKPRPERAFIWARAWPGTTGWQVAPLPRRPGGIRAAIGANALIDLPAGPAPGAGEEVRVVLLTARGSQ; this is translated from the coding sequence GTGGCTGGAGTAAACGCTTCCTTTAGCCTGGAGGAAGGGCGGGAACTCCTCCTGGCCGGGTTAAAACCGACGGGAAGGGTGAAAATAAAACTGGCTGAGGCCCCGGGCCGCATCCTGGCGGAACCGGTGGTGGCGCCGTGCTCCTTCCCGCCTTTCCCGCGTTCCCGGGTGGACGGTTACGCCCTGGGACTGCCCCCGGCCGCCGGCGGGGCATCGGGAAAAATCTACCGGCTGGTGGCTACAGTAGCGGCAGGTAGCTGCCCGGCTGTCACCCTGGGACCGGGTACGGCGGCGGCTATTTTCACCGGCGCCCGGCTCCCGGAAGGCACAATAACCGTTATTCCCAGAGAACTGGCGGAGCGCCAGGGGGACCTGGTCATAGTGCCGGAGCTGCCCCCGGGGGGCAGGTTCATGGAAGCTGCCGGATCGGAGGTGGCGGCCGGGGAAAGGGTCCTGGCCGCCGGCACTGAACTGGGACCGGCGGAAATCGGCCTCCTGGCCGCCCTGGGCCTTACGGAAATAACCGTCTACCGTAGTCCCAGGGCGGTCCTGGCGTCCAGCGGCAGCGAACTGGTGGAATTGCCTGGCCTCCGGGGAGGCTGCCCCGGCGGCCGGCAGGCAGGTGGCGAGGCGATAAGCCCTGTTGCCAGCCAGGTTCGAGCACTCGGGCCCCGCATTTATAATAGTAATTTCTATGCGCTGGCGGCAGCCGCCAGCCGCGATGGCGCTCGGGTAATCCCCCTCGGGCCGCTGGCCGATGAACTGGAGGAACAGGTAGAGGCTTACCGGAAAGCCCTGGAGGAGGGCGATGTACTTCTAACTACCGGTGGAGCCGGCGGTAGCATCCGTGACCTGACGGCGGCGGCCTTTACCGGTGCCGGGGGAGAAATCCTCTTTACGACAATCCGGATGCGCCCGGGCCGGCGGGTGATAGCCGCCCGCCGGGGGGATAAATTACTCCTGGGCCTGCCGGGCAATCCACCGGCAGCGCTGGTGGCTTACTACCTCCTGGCGGCACCGGTGATTCGCGCCCTGGGGGGGAGGGAAGTCCTACCGGCAACCTTCCCGGCGGTACTGACGGCGGCCATAGATAAACCGAGGCCCGAACGGGCCTTTATCTGGGCCCGGGCCTGGCCCGGTACGACCGGCTGGCAGGTAGCGCCCCTGCCGCGTCGCCCGGGGGGTATCCGCGCCGCTATTGGGGCCAACGCCCTCATTGACCTCCCCGCCGGCCCGGCTCCTGGAGCCGGGGAAGAGGTAAGGGTGGTGCTGCTTACTGCCCGGGGTTCACAATAA
- the mobA gene encoding molybdenum cofactor guanylyltransferase — protein MPANLPPAGGIVLAGGKSTPMGTNKALLPLREKSLLATMVTVLRPLFNEIIVVANTPDVYRLAAFEACLLRQEYQAFAFYPGVRAQYIFKDGNSRGWSKRFL, from the coding sequence GTGCCTGCTAACCTGCCACCGGCGGGGGGGATCGTCCTGGCCGGGGGGAAGAGTACCCCCATGGGCACCAACAAAGCCCTGCTGCCCCTGCGGGAAAAATCTCTCCTGGCCACGATGGTAACCGTCCTGCGGCCGCTATTTAACGAGATAATCGTAGTAGCCAATACCCCTGATGTATACCGTCTGGCAGCCTTCGAAGCCTGCCTGCTAAGGCAAGAATACCAGGCCTTTGCCTTTTACCCCGGCGTCAGGGCGCAGTACATATTTAAGGATGGAAACAGCCGTGGCTGGAGTAAACGCTTCCTTTAG
- a CDS encoding ABC transporter ATP-binding protein — MTAILTLNVHKTRGDFKLQVALTMGEEVLVILGPSGAGKSTILNMIAGLVTPDGGSIICRDTVFFCHEKGQKRVNLPPYRRGTGYCLQHPGLFPHLDVSGNITYGAPAGMNPRERETRLQELLALLRLEGLEHRRPGELSGGQQQRVALARALFSRPRILLLDEPFAALDNLIRARLRYDLLNVRRSFRVPMILVTHDLEEAYMLGDRIAVMDNGRLLQIGSREEVFYHPANRRVARFVGFRNIWTGRVLAADREGDTLRVAGEKFQAQLPYAPLEPGRRVAFGIRPEDVMLIRPGRILSRPVRENVFQVEVTAVVPEVHTCRVFLRLEQGKTYDIEMLLPRHVYQREKITPGDRIMVSLKKEALHVLPE; from the coding sequence GTGACGGCCATCCTTACCCTTAATGTCCACAAAACCCGGGGTGATTTTAAACTCCAGGTCGCTTTAACTATGGGCGAAGAGGTCCTGGTCATCCTGGGGCCTTCCGGAGCCGGCAAGTCAACCATCCTGAATATGATTGCCGGCCTGGTAACCCCCGACGGCGGCAGCATAATCTGCCGGGATACGGTTTTTTTCTGCCACGAAAAGGGGCAGAAGCGGGTCAACTTGCCGCCCTACCGCCGGGGCACCGGTTACTGCCTGCAGCACCCCGGCCTCTTTCCCCACCTGGATGTAAGTGGTAATATAACTTACGGGGCGCCAGCCGGCATGAACCCGCGGGAGAGGGAGACGCGCCTGCAGGAACTTCTGGCGCTCCTGCGCCTTGAGGGGTTGGAGCATCGCCGGCCCGGCGAGCTCTCCGGCGGCCAGCAGCAGCGGGTAGCCCTGGCGCGGGCCCTTTTCAGCCGGCCGCGGATACTCCTTTTGGATGAGCCTTTTGCCGCCCTGGACAACCTCATCCGGGCCAGGCTGCGCTATGACCTGCTAAACGTGCGCCGCTCCTTCCGCGTCCCTATGATCCTGGTGACCCATGACCTGGAAGAAGCCTATATGCTGGGCGACCGGATAGCCGTCATGGATAACGGGCGGTTACTCCAAATCGGCAGCCGGGAGGAAGTCTTTTACCATCCTGCCAACCGCCGGGTGGCCCGGTTTGTCGGCTTTCGCAATATCTGGACCGGCCGGGTCCTGGCCGCCGACAGGGAAGGAGATACCCTCCGGGTGGCCGGGGAGAAATTCCAAGCCCAGCTGCCCTATGCTCCCCTGGAGCCCGGCCGGCGGGTGGCCTTTGGCATCCGGCCGGAGGACGTTATGCTCATCCGCCCGGGGCGGATCTTAAGCCGGCCGGTGCGGGAGAATGTTTTTCAGGTAGAAGTGACGGCCGTAGTACCCGAAGTCCATACCTGCCGCGTCTTTCTACGGCTGGAGCAGGGCAAAACCTACGATATCGAAATGCTGCTGCCACGGCATGTCTATCAGAGGGAAAAAATAACCCCCGGGGATCGCATAATGGTTTCTTTAAAGAAAGAAGCCCTGCATGTGTTGCCAGAATAA
- a CDS encoding ABC transporter permease, producing the protein MKRLTFLPALAGLVFILYIVLPVVSIFLNINWPRLSTTIRMPVVLQALQLSGLTTLVATAVTIILGTPLAYFLARRSFPGREVIDTLLDLPLVLPPAVAGVALLMAFGRRGLLGALLAGWGISLPFTTVAVILAQVFVGAPFFLKTARNGFAAVDTSLEAISLTLGKTPLQTFFRVTLPLAFPALFNGAIMTWARALGEFGATIMFAGNMPGVTQTLPLAIYMAMDSNMEAALVMAALLVLVSFAVLLAVKKVARGGDGHPYP; encoded by the coding sequence GTGAAACGCCTGACCTTCCTGCCGGCCCTGGCCGGCCTTGTTTTCATACTTTATATTGTCCTGCCGGTGGTCAGCATCTTCCTGAACATTAACTGGCCCCGGTTAAGTACCACCATCAGGATGCCGGTGGTTTTACAGGCCCTGCAACTCAGTGGCCTGACGACCCTGGTAGCCACGGCCGTAACCATCATCCTGGGTACGCCCCTGGCCTACTTCCTGGCCCGGCGCAGCTTTCCCGGCAGGGAGGTTATCGATACCCTCCTGGACCTGCCCCTGGTGCTGCCCCCGGCTGTGGCCGGGGTGGCTCTCCTCATGGCCTTCGGCCGGCGCGGTCTCCTGGGGGCACTACTGGCCGGGTGGGGGATCTCTCTGCCCTTTACCACCGTGGCCGTTATCCTGGCTCAGGTTTTTGTCGGCGCCCCCTTCTTCCTGAAGACGGCCAGGAATGGTTTCGCCGCGGTGGATACTTCCCTGGAGGCCATTTCCCTGACCCTCGGCAAAACGCCCCTCCAGACCTTTTTTCGGGTGACCCTGCCCCTGGCCTTCCCGGCCCTGTTCAACGGAGCCATTATGACCTGGGCCCGCGCCCTGGGGGAATTCGGTGCCACTATCATGTTCGCCGGCAATATGCCGGGGGTTACCCAGACCCTGCCCCTGGCCATTTATATGGCCATGGACAGCAACATGGAGGCGGCCCTGGTAATGGCTGCTCTCCTGGTCCTGGTTTCCTTTGCCGTGCTCCTGGCGGTAAAGAAAGTTGCCCGGGGAGGTGACGGCCATCCTTACCCTTAA
- the modA gene encoding molybdate ABC transporter substrate-binding protein codes for MKLRRASILIASTLIAALALAGCRQVATPQPRQQGQQPGGQLVVFAAASLTDAFGEIGRAFEKSHPGVTVKFNFGGSQQLRTQIEQGMSADVFASANQKYMQELVAKGLVEPPRDFTANTLTVIVPKNNPAGIKSAADLANKGKLVLAAPDVPIGKYSRQALEKLATLYGSDYPKQVEKRVVSQETTVRQVVAKVALGEADAGIVYVTDINSSYRDKLDTIPFPQEANVRATYPIAVVKDSKQAGLARELVNLILSPDGQKILAKYGFLPVKEGS; via the coding sequence ATGAAATTACGGCGCGCATCAATATTAATAGCGAGTACCCTGATTGCCGCCCTGGCCCTGGCCGGCTGCCGCCAGGTTGCAACACCGCAGCCCCGGCAACAGGGGCAACAGCCCGGGGGGCAACTGGTAGTCTTTGCCGCGGCCTCCCTGACGGACGCTTTTGGCGAGATCGGCCGGGCCTTCGAGAAGTCCCACCCGGGCGTTACGGTCAAATTTAATTTCGGCGGCTCCCAGCAACTGCGGACCCAGATCGAGCAGGGCATGAGCGCCGACGTCTTTGCCTCGGCCAACCAAAAATACATGCAGGAACTTGTTGCTAAAGGCCTGGTGGAACCACCCCGGGATTTCACCGCCAACACCCTGACCGTCATCGTGCCTAAAAATAACCCGGCCGGTATTAAAAGCGCCGCCGACCTGGCTAACAAAGGGAAACTCGTCCTGGCAGCACCGGACGTCCCCATAGGCAAATACAGCCGCCAGGCCCTGGAGAAGCTGGCCACCCTCTACGGGTCCGATTACCCCAAACAGGTGGAAAAAAGGGTGGTCTCCCAGGAAACTACCGTACGCCAGGTGGTGGCCAAGGTGGCCCTGGGGGAAGCCGATGCCGGTATCGTCTATGTCACCGACATCAATTCTTCCTACCGGGATAAGCTGGATACCATACCCTTTCCTCAAGAGGCTAATGTCCGGGCCACCTACCCCATAGCAGTAGTCAAGGATTCCAAACAGGCCGGACTGGCCCGGGAACTGGTAAACCTGATCTTAAGCCCCGACGGCCAGAAAATTCTGGCCAAGTATGGCTTTTTGCCTGTTAAAGAGGGAAGTTAG
- a CDS encoding selenium metabolism-associated LysR family transcriptional regulator, producing MNINHLITFITTVEKGTLSAAAEELHLTQPAVSKQLQALEDYFGLRLLERRGREVRLTAAGEICYRHARIIASHLNQTRRELAELTQLVRGRLLLGASTTPGQYILPRLIGAFRREYPRVEVILTIADTQEVVQRLQEGEIDLGVVGAAGGRGKNLSYSRLAGDELVLIVPPGHRLAGATAISPGELKEEPLVWRESGSGTRRVVEERLAAAGFTVDPEQIVMELSSTEAIVSAVEAGLGISLVTSWAVEKSVKLGRLAVVTLQGVDLKRDLYLVRRRQPLSPAAEAFVNFAADHQPRPLVS from the coding sequence ATGAATATCAACCATTTAATTACTTTCATTACAACCGTCGAAAAGGGAACCCTGTCGGCGGCGGCCGAAGAACTGCACCTGACCCAGCCGGCGGTGAGCAAGCAACTCCAGGCCCTGGAAGACTACTTCGGTCTGCGCCTCCTGGAGCGCCGCGGCCGGGAAGTGCGGCTGACGGCCGCCGGGGAGATCTGCTACCGCCATGCCAGGATAATCGCCAGCCATCTAAACCAAACCCGGCGGGAACTGGCGGAGCTAACCCAGCTGGTGCGGGGCCGCCTCCTCCTGGGGGCCAGTACCACCCCCGGGCAGTATATCTTGCCCCGGCTGATAGGTGCCTTTCGCCGGGAATACCCCAGGGTGGAGGTTATCTTGACAATCGCCGACACCCAGGAAGTGGTGCAGCGCCTCCAGGAGGGCGAGATTGATCTGGGGGTGGTCGGCGCTGCCGGCGGCCGGGGAAAGAATCTTTCTTACAGCCGCCTGGCGGGGGATGAACTGGTACTTATCGTCCCGCCGGGGCACCGCCTGGCCGGGGCAACGGCCATATCCCCCGGGGAGCTCAAGGAAGAACCGCTGGTCTGGCGGGAATCCGGTTCCGGGACCCGCAGGGTGGTAGAGGAGCGCCTGGCGGCGGCGGGTTTTACCGTCGATCCAGAGCAAATCGTTATGGAACTGAGCAGTACGGAAGCCATTGTCAGCGCCGTGGAGGCCGGCCTGGGCATCTCCCTGGTTACCTCCTGGGCGGTGGAAAAGAGCGTCAAGCTGGGACGCCTAGCAGTCGTCACCCTGCAGGGCGTAGACTTAAAAAGGGACCTGTACCTGGTCCGGCGCCGTCAACCTTTAAGCCCGGCTGCTGAAGCCTTTGTCAATTTCGCGGCCGACCACCAGCCCCGGCCGCTGGTATCTTGA
- a CDS encoding transposase — protein MERRKFTLEFKRQVVEQAIAAGNNSVVARKYDIRPNIVSRWVRQYKAGQPMQGSSPKGNATHVTQQEHARLVAENRELDKQNTHLKQLLGEKDLEIAILRDLLKKANPHLQIK, from the coding sequence GTGGAACGTCGGAAATTTACCCTAGAGTTCAAGCGCCAGGTCGTCGAACAGGCCATCGCTGCCGGAAATAATTCCGTCGTTGCTCGGAAGTATGATATCCGGCCGAATATTGTCAGCCGATGGGTTCGTCAGTACAAAGCCGGCCAACCCATGCAAGGCAGTAGCCCAAAGGGAAACGCCACCCACGTTACTCAGCAGGAACACGCCCGACTCGTTGCAGAGAACCGTGAGTTAGACAAACAAAATACCCATCTAAAGCAACTTCTGGGCGAAAAAGACCTTGAAATTGCTATATTGCGTGACCTATTAAAAAAAGCCAACCCTCACTTGCAGATAAAGTAG
- a CDS encoding IS3 family transposase: protein MTAGYNATLVLRIVGVSRSTYYYQLTHEPKPHTTTGRRPFPGHSLTVGGRKVSDEQIKEWIMESISGDGYAYGYRKLTHMLRQDHELVVNEKKVYRLCKELDILRPQRNLRRKHPRNLAQNRTITAPNQLWEVDVKYGYIAGEDRFFFVLSYIDVYDRQIVGYHIGLTCEARHAVETFRAALWKRQILQRNLPLPIIRSDNGPQFVSHLFESECERWNVLHERIPPKTPNMNAYIESYHRLLEDECLSMGEFGTYAEAYQAVVEFVSRYNNRRLHSSLHYLSPAKFYRRHIETGLQPRYPVRV, encoded by the coding sequence ATCACAGCCGGGTACAACGCTACTCTCGTGCTGCGCATAGTGGGGGTTTCTCGATCCACCTATTATTATCAATTAACACATGAACCCAAGCCGCATACCACGACGGGTAGACGTCCGTTTCCTGGTCATTCACTGACTGTGGGCGGCCGCAAGGTCAGTGATGAACAGATTAAGGAATGGATTATGGAGTCTATTTCCGGTGATGGTTACGCCTACGGGTACCGTAAGCTCACTCATATGCTTCGACAAGATCATGAGCTGGTGGTGAACGAGAAAAAGGTATACCGCTTGTGTAAGGAACTGGATATTCTGCGGCCACAACGGAACCTCCGTCGGAAACACCCGCGGAATTTGGCCCAGAACCGCACTATCACAGCGCCAAACCAGCTCTGGGAGGTCGATGTCAAGTACGGATACATTGCAGGAGAAGACCGGTTTTTCTTTGTGCTGTCGTACATTGACGTCTATGACAGGCAGATTGTGGGCTATCATATTGGTCTAACCTGTGAAGCCAGACATGCCGTTGAAACTTTTCGAGCAGCATTGTGGAAACGTCAGATTCTTCAAAGGAATTTACCATTACCCATCATCCGTTCGGATAATGGACCCCAGTTTGTAAGCCATCTGTTTGAATCGGAATGTGAGCGATGGAATGTCCTACACGAGAGAATACCGCCCAAGACACCGAATATGAACGCATATATCGAATCGTACCATCGGCTTCTTGAGGATGAATGCTTGTCGATGGGCGAGTTTGGGACCTACGCGGAGGCATATCAGGCGGTCGTGGAATTCGTTAGCCGTTATAACAACCGCCGATTGCACTCTAGTTTACACTACCTGTCGCCGGCCAAGTTTTACCGTCGTCATATCGAGACAGGATTGCAGCCCAGATATCCCGTGAGGGTGTGA
- a CDS encoding L-lactate dehydrogenase, translating into MGLQGPAKVAIIGTGYVGSSTAFALLFSPLVKEMVLVDVNHAKAEGEAMDLAHAATLIRPVEVYAGRPADCAGSRIVIFTAGANQQPGQTRLDLIHRNTAIVRQALPEILHYCPEALVLMVANPVDILTYVAWKISGLPENRVLGSGTVLDSARFRHLLSRHYRVDPRNIHAYVIGEHGDTEVPVWSLANVAGVDLEEFYLMDGMREEEAFRVEISHQVREAAYEIIERKGVTSYGVALALSRIIECILRNEHSVLTISSVIRDLYGIDGEVALSLPCLVGNEGREKVLAIPLVAREKAALKHSATTLQQLIAQLSL; encoded by the coding sequence ATGGGTTTGCAGGGTCCGGCCAAGGTAGCCATTATTGGCACCGGCTATGTAGGTTCAAGTACGGCCTTTGCCCTCCTTTTCAGCCCCCTGGTCAAGGAAATGGTACTGGTGGACGTAAACCATGCCAAAGCCGAAGGGGAAGCCATGGACCTCGCCCATGCGGCGACCCTGATCCGGCCGGTAGAGGTTTATGCCGGCCGTCCTGCCGACTGTGCCGGTTCCAGGATTGTTATCTTCACGGCCGGTGCCAACCAGCAGCCAGGGCAGACTCGCCTGGACCTGATCCACCGCAATACAGCCATTGTCCGCCAGGCACTGCCCGAGATTCTGCACTACTGTCCTGAGGCCCTCGTTCTCATGGTGGCCAATCCGGTAGACATCCTTACCTATGTAGCCTGGAAGATCTCCGGTCTGCCGGAGAATAGAGTCCTGGGCTCGGGCACCGTCCTTGACAGCGCCCGCTTCCGTCACCTCCTGAGCCGCCATTACCGTGTAGATCCCCGCAATATCCACGCATACGTTATCGGCGAGCACGGCGACACCGAGGTGCCGGTCTGGAGCCTGGCCAATGTGGCCGGCGTCGATCTGGAGGAGTTCTACCTTATGGACGGCATGCGGGAAGAAGAAGCCTTCCGGGTAGAGATCAGCCATCAGGTCAGGGAGGCGGCTTATGAGATTATCGAGCGAAAAGGGGTTACTTCCTACGGGGTAGCCCTCGCCCTGAGCCGGATTATTGAGTGCATCCTCCGTAACGAGCACAGTGTCCTCACCATATCGAGCGTCATTCGTGACCTCTACGGTATCGACGGCGAGGTAGCCCTGAGCCTGCCCTGCCTGGTAGGGAACGAGGGCCGGGAAAAGGTCCTGGCCATTCCCCTGGTGGCCAGGGAAAAGGCGGCCCTGAAACACTCGGCAACCACCCTGCAGCAACTAATCGCCCAGCTAAGCCTTTAG